From the genome of Miscanthus floridulus cultivar M001 chromosome 10, ASM1932011v1, whole genome shotgun sequence, one region includes:
- the LOC136486176 gene encoding RNA-directed DNA methylation 4-like isoform X1 has translation MASAAAAGEASTSEPAERGKPIVVRVKRKPSQTRPDAFWLEINERPAKKAMLDFSSLSISDPPSSSSASAKASEEPRVKKLLVQHIETVHHSEAVEDVLRSLLLADSNSKEIKSKTKEWNYRIKQDKKPEELRSAARQRHEDMGRNARFAQIWKSRKGENNDADDSLREICHLYDAVQVDPDDEKHPAEPRITSLKEGAVLCNFLPLIREYLPSAAEEIESDIISLAQSEADSEVYDIYTVKEVDDTNMEATSAVSYPRLQVDDGEDECYDDDYPYDTDDSNAEDNPLFDYPDELSEDEDDGSNDEDPFGDEEGSDSEYEKEEVEAEEDEL, from the exons atggcgtctGCGGCGGCCGCCGGCGAGGCCTCCACCTCGGAGCCCGCGGAGAGGGGGAAGCCCATCGTCGTACGGGTCAAGCGCAAGCCCTCGCAGACCCGTCCGGACGCTTTCT GGCTAGAGATCAATGAGAGGCCGGCGAAGAAGGCCATGCTCGATTTCTCCAGCCTCTCCATCTCCGACCCACCCTCTTCCTCCTCCGCCAGTGCTAAAG CTTCAGAGGAACCACGAGTTAAGAAACTTCTTGTCCAGCACATCGAGACAGTACACCATTCTGAGGCTGTTGAAGATGTTTTGCGCTCTCTTTTG CTTGCTGACTCAAATTCCAAGGAGATAAAGAGCAAGACAAAGGAGTGGAATTACAGAATCAAGCAAGATAAA AAACCAGAGGAGCTACGATCAGCAGCCAGACAGAGGCATGAG GATATGGGTAGAAATGCTCGCTTTGCACAAATATGGAAGAGTCGAAAAGGAGAAAATAATGATGCTGATGACTCATTGAGAGAAATATGTCATCTTTATGATGCTGTCCAAGTAGATCCCGATGATGAGAAGCATCCAGCAGAACCACG GATTACCTCTTTGAAAGAGGGCGCTGTTCTATGCAACTTTCTTCCGCTTATACGGGAGTACTTGCCATCAGCTGCAGAAGAAATTGAGTCAGATATAATTTCATTGGCACAATCAGAAG CAGATTCTGAAGTTTATGATATCTATACTGTCAAGGAGGTGGATGATACAAACATGGAGGCCACATCAGCAGTTTCATATCCAAG GTTACAAGTGGACGATGGAGAAGATGAATGCTATGATGATGACTATCCGTATGACACAGATGATTCAAATG CCGAAGACAATCCACTTTTTGATTATCCCGATGAATTGTCCGAGGACGAGGATGATGGTAGCAATGATGAGGATCCTTTTGGAGACGAAGAAGGTTCTGACTCCGAGTATGAGAAGGAAGAAGTAGAAGCGGAAGAGGATGAATTATGA
- the LOC136486176 gene encoding RNA-directed DNA methylation 4-like isoform X2 codes for MASAAAAGEASTSEPAERGKPIVVRVKRKPSQTRPDAFWLEINERPAKKAMLDFSSLSISDPPSSSSASAKASEEPRVKKLLVQHIETVHHSEAVEDVLRSLLLADSNSKEIKSKTKEWNYRIKQDKKPEELRSAARQRHEDMGRNARFAQIWKSRKGENNDADDSLREICHLYDAVQVDPDDEKHPAEPRITSLKEGAVLCNFLPLIREYLPSAAEEIESDIISLAQSEDSEVYDIYTVKEVDDTNMEATSAVSYPRLQVDDGEDECYDDDYPYDTDDSNAEDNPLFDYPDELSEDEDDGSNDEDPFGDEEGSDSEYEKEEVEAEEDEL; via the exons atggcgtctGCGGCGGCCGCCGGCGAGGCCTCCACCTCGGAGCCCGCGGAGAGGGGGAAGCCCATCGTCGTACGGGTCAAGCGCAAGCCCTCGCAGACCCGTCCGGACGCTTTCT GGCTAGAGATCAATGAGAGGCCGGCGAAGAAGGCCATGCTCGATTTCTCCAGCCTCTCCATCTCCGACCCACCCTCTTCCTCCTCCGCCAGTGCTAAAG CTTCAGAGGAACCACGAGTTAAGAAACTTCTTGTCCAGCACATCGAGACAGTACACCATTCTGAGGCTGTTGAAGATGTTTTGCGCTCTCTTTTG CTTGCTGACTCAAATTCCAAGGAGATAAAGAGCAAGACAAAGGAGTGGAATTACAGAATCAAGCAAGATAAA AAACCAGAGGAGCTACGATCAGCAGCCAGACAGAGGCATGAG GATATGGGTAGAAATGCTCGCTTTGCACAAATATGGAAGAGTCGAAAAGGAGAAAATAATGATGCTGATGACTCATTGAGAGAAATATGTCATCTTTATGATGCTGTCCAAGTAGATCCCGATGATGAGAAGCATCCAGCAGAACCACG GATTACCTCTTTGAAAGAGGGCGCTGTTCTATGCAACTTTCTTCCGCTTATACGGGAGTACTTGCCATCAGCTGCAGAAGAAATTGAGTCAGATATAATTTCATTGGCACAATCAGAAG ATTCTGAAGTTTATGATATCTATACTGTCAAGGAGGTGGATGATACAAACATGGAGGCCACATCAGCAGTTTCATATCCAAG GTTACAAGTGGACGATGGAGAAGATGAATGCTATGATGATGACTATCCGTATGACACAGATGATTCAAATG CCGAAGACAATCCACTTTTTGATTATCCCGATGAATTGTCCGAGGACGAGGATGATGGTAGCAATGATGAGGATCCTTTTGGAGACGAAGAAGGTTCTGACTCCGAGTATGAGAAGGAAGAAGTAGAAGCGGAAGAGGATGAATTATGA